The following proteins are co-located in the Paenibacillus sp. FSL H8-0079 genome:
- a CDS encoding S-layer homology domain-containing protein encodes MKHKKGLAATLALCVSLTAGGASVLAFSDVKDEGQKSVVDSLKSKGIVNGVTADLFRPDLALSEPQGVQLIVNAFGLKNAYAASSAQDKISPDTWYADAVQAATQNGLSVPVEVNPQGKMTREQFVILLHEGINTTGNYPVIMLYNGIKDENKIGKDAKSAVQNLLNMNIIELDKDGNFRPDQSLTRMEAASMIFNALEFVDKHGNGGSAEPAPTTPGEGQQAIVPEVTTTKVDDKTTKVKLSAEMPHPGYGLKIDDVKLEKDGRAIVLYSIIQPDPDMMYPMVITNVTAETDIPTGYTAEAQPSGK; translated from the coding sequence ATGAAACATAAAAAAGGATTGGCTGCAACACTTGCGCTCTGCGTTTCTTTGACAGCAGGAGGTGCATCGGTACTCGCTTTTTCAGATGTGAAGGATGAAGGACAGAAGTCGGTTGTGGATTCTTTGAAATCAAAAGGCATTGTTAACGGAGTAACGGCGGATCTGTTCCGTCCAGATCTTGCATTGTCCGAGCCTCAGGGTGTTCAACTGATTGTGAATGCATTTGGTCTGAAAAATGCATACGCTGCGTCTTCCGCTCAGGATAAAATTAGCCCGGACACGTGGTATGCCGATGCTGTTCAAGCGGCTACGCAAAATGGATTGTCCGTTCCGGTAGAAGTGAACCCGCAGGGCAAGATGACACGTGAGCAGTTTGTTATTTTGCTGCATGAAGGAATTAACACAACCGGCAATTATCCGGTGATCATGTTGTATAATGGTATCAAGGACGAAAATAAAATCGGTAAGGACGCCAAATCTGCAGTCCAGAACCTGCTGAACATGAACATCATTGAACTGGATAAGGACGGTAACTTCCGTCCAGATCAGTCGCTTACCCGTATGGAGGCTGCAAGCATGATCTTCAATGCACTTGAATTTGTAGATAAACACGGCAATGGCGGCTCAGCAGAGCCAGCTCCAACCACTCCAGGTGAAGGCCAGCAAGCGATCGTACCTGAAGTGACAACGACGAAGGTTGATGACAAAACAACTAAAGTTAAACTCAGTGCTGAAATGCCTCACCCTGGTTATGGATTGAAGATTGATGATGTAAAATTGGAGAAGGATGGACGTGCCATCGTGCTCTATTCCATTATTCAACCTGATCCGGACATGATGTATCCGATGGTTATCACGAATGTGACTGCAGAAACGGATATCCCAACAGGCTATACGGCAGAAGCTCAGCCTTCTGGCAAGTAA
- a CDS encoding glycoside hydrolase family 43 protein, giving the protein MKYTNPVIPGFYPDPSICRVDEDFYLVTSTFEYFPGVPLFHSKDLVNWRQIGHILTTPEQLPLANAGSSGGIYAPTLRYHDGWFYMTTTNVSGGGNLYVRSTQPEGPWSTPIFVDQDGIDPSFLFDEDGRVYFQTACNGDEGEGIYQCEIDITTGARLTNSRLIWTGTGGAAPEAPHLYKINDFYYLMIAEGGTEYGHMETVARSTDPYGPFEPCPHNPILSNRSMKSSIHATGHADLVQIQDGSWWAVCLGLRPAGYPMRHHLGRETFLAPVTWTEDNWPIIGVDGHIQPEMTRPSLPEHPWSPQAIRDHFDEPTLNMNWIFLRNPAPDSWTLTENPGQLILRGHSVSLDDGQNPAFVGRRLSHFLCNMAAELHYEPGASGGEAGLTVFMNNKYHYDLAVTQIDGQKKIILRRTVGSLRTEQMLDCEQGPIVLQIKADRNHFTFLYQQGSSDAIEVGSGETHLLSTEVASGFTGVIIAMYAYDPSGERTPASFDWFDYKPLEE; this is encoded by the coding sequence ATGAAATATACTAATCCGGTGATTCCGGGTTTTTATCCAGATCCAAGTATCTGCCGTGTAGATGAAGACTTTTATCTGGTGACTAGTACCTTTGAATACTTCCCGGGTGTACCCCTCTTCCACAGTAAAGACCTTGTGAACTGGCGTCAGATCGGTCATATCCTTACTACCCCAGAACAACTTCCTCTAGCGAATGCAGGCAGCTCTGGCGGTATTTATGCTCCAACACTCCGGTATCATGATGGCTGGTTCTATATGACAACAACCAATGTCAGCGGCGGCGGAAATCTATATGTACGTAGCACCCAACCCGAAGGGCCATGGTCTACTCCCATCTTTGTTGATCAAGATGGTATAGATCCCTCTTTTCTATTTGATGAAGATGGTCGTGTGTATTTTCAAACGGCCTGTAATGGGGATGAAGGCGAGGGCATCTATCAGTGCGAGATAGACATCACGACCGGAGCCAGACTAACCAATAGCCGATTGATCTGGACCGGAACCGGAGGAGCAGCCCCCGAAGCTCCCCACCTGTACAAAATAAATGACTTCTACTATTTGATGATCGCCGAAGGTGGAACGGAGTATGGTCACATGGAGACCGTTGCTCGAAGCACAGATCCATACGGACCATTTGAACCGTGCCCTCATAATCCGATTCTGTCCAATCGAAGCATGAAATCCAGTATCCATGCAACGGGTCATGCAGACCTTGTCCAGATCCAGGATGGAAGCTGGTGGGCCGTATGTCTGGGCCTTCGTCCGGCAGGTTACCCCATGCGACACCATCTGGGGCGCGAGACCTTCCTGGCCCCTGTCACGTGGACAGAAGATAACTGGCCGATAATCGGTGTGGACGGACATATTCAGCCGGAGATGACCAGACCTTCGTTGCCTGAGCATCCTTGGTCACCTCAGGCTATACGGGATCATTTTGACGAACCAACATTGAACATGAACTGGATCTTCTTGCGGAACCCGGCTCCGGATAGTTGGACGCTCACAGAAAATCCCGGGCAACTCATCCTGCGGGGTCATTCAGTTTCGCTCGATGATGGACAAAATCCAGCCTTTGTCGGGCGTCGCTTGAGCCATTTCTTATGCAACATGGCTGCCGAGCTGCATTATGAGCCAGGTGCGAGCGGCGGTGAAGCCGGATTAACTGTATTTATGAATAATAAATATCATTATGACTTGGCTGTAACACAGATCGACGGCCAGAAAAAAATCATCCTACGACGAACTGTCGGTTCTCTACGAACTGAACAGATGCTTGACTGTGAGCAGGGTCCGATTGTTTTACAGATCAAGGCCGACCGGAATCACTTTACGTTCCTCTACCAGCAAGGCTCATCCGATGCCATCGAAGTAGGTTCGGGTGAAACCCATCTGTTGTCTACCGAAGTGGCAAGTGGCTTCACAGGTGTGATTATAGCCATGTATGCCTACGATCCCTCGGGGGAACGCACTCCTGCAAGTTTTGATTGGTTTGACTATAAACCGCTGGAAGAATAA
- a CDS encoding helix-turn-helix domain-containing protein: MSNAYLRWFTSDHQQFPFFIQYGGHVEDMELHNHMDFTELVIVLNGHATHVVNTEEFFIKKGNAFVINGDTHHAYKDPHDFRICNVMFSPEMLASAGPDLRKSNGFQALFVLEPFYRNTHSFPSKLALSISSLEYVESLISFMIEEYHSKQQGYQTMLISRLTEMVVYLSRQYDTQEKGIEGNNLMHLANAISYIEDHYLEPLSLEDIAGKSNISIRHLNRIFRSYYQMTPISYLQKLRLEKACHLLKNGNLSITEISYECGFNDSNYFTRQFKKAFGESPKTYRQNH, from the coding sequence TTGAGTAATGCATATTTGAGATGGTTTACTTCAGACCATCAACAATTTCCGTTTTTTATTCAGTACGGTGGACATGTTGAGGACATGGAGCTTCATAATCATATGGATTTTACGGAACTTGTGATTGTTCTGAATGGTCATGCAACCCATGTGGTGAACACCGAGGAATTTTTTATTAAAAAAGGAAACGCGTTTGTCATCAATGGTGACACCCATCATGCGTATAAAGACCCTCATGATTTTAGGATCTGTAACGTGATGTTCAGTCCCGAGATGCTTGCTTCGGCTGGGCCTGATCTTAGGAAATCCAACGGCTTCCAGGCACTGTTTGTTTTGGAACCGTTTTATCGCAATACCCACTCATTTCCGAGTAAACTGGCGTTATCCATTTCCAGTCTGGAGTATGTCGAATCGTTGATATCGTTCATGATTGAGGAGTATCACAGTAAACAGCAAGGCTATCAGACGATGCTGATCTCACGTCTAACGGAGATGGTTGTATATTTGTCGAGGCAATATGATACGCAGGAAAAGGGCATTGAGGGCAATAATTTGATGCATCTGGCGAATGCCATTTCATATATTGAGGATCATTATCTGGAGCCATTGTCGCTGGAGGACATTGCGGGGAAGTCGAACATCTCGATAAGGCATCTGAATCGGATTTTTCGATCCTATTATCAGATGACTCCGATCTCTTATCTGCAGAAGTTGCGTCTGGAAAAGGCTTGTCATCTATTGAAAAACGGGAACCTGTCCATTACGGAAATTTCGTATGAATGCGGGTTTAACGACAGTAATTATTTCACCCGCCAGTTTAAGAAAGCCTTTGGAGAGTCTCCCAAAACATACAGGCAAAATCATTAA
- a CDS encoding YdeI/OmpD-associated family protein: MENVHCIPVTSREELRNWLQEHGKVQNSCWVIVSMKPTSDTLLYLDVVEESLCFGWIDGVKKKISETQLAQRLSPRSKRSSWTELNKERVRRLEKLGLMHDKGRKVLPVMDLNAFIIDGVIEQRLKEDQRVYTNFLSFPTLYQNVRIDTIQSVKNQPALFQKRLDKFITNTKENKMYGQWHDNGRLLNY, from the coding sequence ATGGAAAATGTACATTGTATCCCCGTGACATCGAGGGAAGAATTGAGAAATTGGTTGCAAGAGCACGGAAAAGTCCAGAATTCTTGTTGGGTGATTGTGAGCATGAAACCAACTTCGGATACCCTGCTGTACTTGGACGTGGTTGAAGAGTCGTTATGTTTCGGATGGATCGATGGTGTCAAAAAGAAAATATCCGAGACCCAATTAGCACAGAGATTATCTCCCCGAAGCAAACGAAGCTCTTGGACTGAATTGAACAAGGAACGTGTCCGCCGTCTTGAAAAGTTGGGCTTGATGCATGACAAGGGCAGAAAGGTTCTTCCTGTGATGGACCTGAATGCTTTCATTATTGATGGTGTGATCGAACAAAGGCTGAAAGAGGACCAACGGGTTTATACGAACTTCCTGTCCTTCCCTACCCTGTATCAAAACGTTCGGATCGATACGATCCAAAGTGTTAAGAATCAGCCAGCATTATTCCAGAAGAGATTGGATAAATTCATAACCAATACGAAGGAAAATAAAATGTACGGTCAGTGGCATGATAATGGTCGCCTTTTGAACTATTAG
- a CDS encoding DinB family protein, with amino-acid sequence MNHPEQMYNYHSWATQTILSRIKELPASVLSQEVNSSFPTIAHALSHIYAVDKMWYLVLTGTGMPEALQACIPLNSEIHGSIDEYIQCFAELSVQYSECLQGQDDLEQTVLLNNPFAGVRETSLSEMVFHLVNHGTYHRGNVSTMLRQLGHASIMNDYSLFWYQEPAQV; translated from the coding sequence ATGAATCATCCGGAGCAGATGTATAACTACCACTCATGGGCCACTCAAACCATCTTGAGCAGAATCAAGGAACTGCCCGCTTCTGTACTGAGTCAGGAAGTGAATAGTTCGTTTCCAACCATCGCTCATGCCCTCAGCCATATCTATGCCGTGGATAAGATGTGGTACCTGGTGTTAACCGGCACAGGTATGCCCGAGGCGCTGCAAGCATGCATACCTCTCAATAGTGAGATACACGGTTCAATTGATGAGTACATCCAATGTTTTGCCGAATTGTCGGTACAATACAGTGAGTGCCTCCAAGGCCAAGATGATCTGGAACAAACCGTTCTACTCAATAACCCATTTGCCGGAGTACGCGAAACCAGCTTATCGGAAATGGTATTCCATCTGGTCAATCACGGGACCTACCACCGAGGCAATGTATCTACTATGCTGCGTCAATTGGGGCACGCCTCCATCATGAACGACTATTCACTCTTTTGGTATCAAGAACCGGCTCAAGTATAG